The genomic interval GGCATTGGGACGGGAGGACTTTGGGATTTGAAGGGCGTTCACATCTCCccacccctcggcaaccaccgAAGTGCCTTTGACGTGGGGTGAAACAGGtcccagggggtccctgtgcagcCCTAAAAATAGGACTGCAcggcaggggagggagggactcTGCCATCTCCCCACACCTCCCGCAGCTTTTTGTCCTGTGAAGCTCCAATTTCAACGCGTTTGGGTGCCCCGGAGCGGGACCAGCCCCGGGGGAGCTGCGGAAACCCCGGCAGAGGCTGCGGAGACCCCCGGGGAGAGGCTACGGAGACCCCCGGCAGAGGCTGCGGAGACCCCCAGAGAGGCTGCGGAGACCCCCGGGAGAAGCTGTGGAGACCCCCGGGAAAGGCTGCGGAGACCCCCGGGAAAGGCTGCGGAGACCCCCGGGAAAGGCTGCGGAGACCCCCAGAGAGGCTGCGGAGACCCCCGGGAGCCCCCGGACCGGCGGCCGCGCCCGCGGCGACCTTGCGGGTGCCGCCCCCCGGGGAGGTGGCAGCGTGTGCCCCCAACCCGCCCTCCCTCCGCTCCCGTCCCAGCTTCATCCCGCCTATTTTTTGAGCCTGTTTTTCCCTGTTTGCGCCGGGGCCGCTCCATCACGtgaggccgggccgggctggccgcgccgccggggccgcggcggtTCCGAGCGGGGTAAAGGCGAGGGGAGGACACGCACCCGCACCGCGACCTTTGCCTCGCATCCCTTCCAAATTGGGGGCCGGATTTTGGGGAGGGGGCGGAGGGGGGGTTGGTTTGCAGGAGGCGGCGCTCTCTCGCTCGCTCCCCCTCCAAGGTTTGTTGgattggttgtttttttttccctgcgGTTTCTCGGGCAGGCGGAGCGCGGGGGCAGGTGCGGGGATGGCTGCGGGAtcccccgcccccggccccgccgccccgcagGACCCGCCGAGCGCCCCGGGCGCGGGGGTGCCCCCGGCCACCGACCTGGTGCTGGGGGCCACGGCGGGCTGCCTGGCCTGTTTCCTCACCAACCCGCTGGAGGTGGTGAAGACgcggctgcagctgcagggcgAGCTGCAGCGGCCGGGCACGTACGCGCGGCCCTACCGAGGGGTGCTGCGGGCGGTGGGCGCGGTGTGCCGAGCCGACGGGCTGGCCGGGCTGCAGAAGGGGCTGGCGGCGGGGCTGCTCTACCAGGCGCTCATGAACGGATTCCGCTTCTACTGCTACTCCCTGGCCGAGGACGCGGGCTGGACCGGGTACACCGGCGGCACCGTGGCCGCTGGGGCCGTGGCCGGGGCGGTGGGAGCCTTCGTGGGCAGCCCCGCGTACCTGGTGAGTGCTGCGCTGCCCCTTGTGGGGGACCCCcgccccccaaaaaaaaaggtttggcATCCCGGAGGTGGCAGCATCCTATAAACACCGGCTGCGGTGCATCCCGTCTGCCCCTCGGCTTTGCTTTGCCCCCCAAATGTGGGGCTGCTCCGTGCTTGTGCTCCCTCCGCTTTCCCCCCGAATCCTCCCTCCAGAAACTCAGAGAACTCCCGCATAAGAAAAAGTCCCCAAAAGACATTAAGGTGTTTCCTCATCTCCCTTTTTAGGGGGTCTCCCCCGTTCTTGGGGTCGTACTGGCTGTTTGCAGGGTCCCTTCGCTCTGGGATGGGATAGGTTAAAAAAAACTGTGTTCAAAACCTGGAGGTGCCACTTGGCAACGCATTTGTGCCCCCCCTACATCTGTCAGAGGGGCTGAACCCCCCCTCCAAAACCTACTGAGGAGCGATGGGGGAACCACAGCTGGTCCCAGCGGGGCCTTAAGGGGGTTTTGTCACCTGGCATTGTCCCCCCAAGGTCAAGACGCACCTCCAAGCGCAGACGGTGTCGGCCATGGCCGTGGGCCACCAGCACAACCATGAGGtgagtggggctgggctgggggacacccAGGACTCGGTTTGGTGGCACTTTGTCTGTGCACGCTCCGGGAGCCAGCGGGGACACGCTATTTTGGTCAGCAGGAATTTCAAGCTGTTGTTTGGCCGCTTGGCCCCGTAACGATGCTATAAATAACGGAGTGAGGACAGAGGGGGTGTGACGGCACGTGGGGCTGGGACACCGAATCCAAACCCCCTGCGGTGCCTTCAAAGCCCTGGTGGCTTCGTGTCACCAACAACCAACTTGGCTTTGGGCGCCGGGGTGGGAGATTTGGCCGGGGTGGGGAATTGTGACCGCGTGCGGGATGCCCCATTCCCGTTTTTTCCCGATTTCCTCTCTTGCCCAGAACATCACCGGCGCTTTCAGGAGCATCTACCGACAGCACGGGGTGGCGGGGCTGTGGCGGGGGGTGACGGGCGCCATCCCCCGTGTCACCGTGGGCTCGGCCGTGCAACTCGCCACCTTCGCCTCCGCCAAGGACTGGGTGTGCGAGCGCCAGGTGAGCGGCACCCGGGCCGGCGCTCCCCGCGGGCTTTCGGGCACAGCTGACCCGGCGCTCCCCGCAGTGGTTCGGGAAGGGCAGCTGGGCGGCCGTGCTGGCCGGGGGCATGGTGAGCAGCGTGGCCGTGGCCGTGGCCATGACGCCCTTCGACGTGATCAGCACCCGCCTCTACAACCAGCCGGTGGACGCCGACGGCACGGTAAGGCCGTGCGGGATCCGGCTCCGGGAATGAGCGGCTTTCCCGGGATTGCGTCGGGCAGGGATGAACGGCCGGCTTCTCTCTCCCCAGGGCAAGCTCTACCGGGGTTTTTTGGATTGTATCCTGCAAATCTCCAGCAaagaggggctgctgggcttGTACAAGGGCATCGGCGCCGTCTACTTTCGCCTCGGCCCGCACACCGTCCTCAGCCTCTTCTTCTGGGACAAGCTCAGGAACATGGTGCAGCCCCCGGGGCCGTAGGATGGGCTCCCACTGCCACCACAGACGTTAATAAAGGGGTTTTTCTATTTTTGGCGTCGTTTCGGGGTCTTTGAGGTGGTGCAAATGCGGGGGGACAAAACTTGAAATGCTGTGATGCCTCGGGGTGGAGAGGAGCTTGGTGATGCCGGGCTGGGGGGGTTGAGGCTGCTGGTGGTCCCCATGTGCATCCCATCACTGCATCCCTCTCCTTGCCCTAATTTTCACCTCCACCAGGCAGCTGGACCGTGGCCGGAggggctgagctccagctgccCTTGCTTGCCCCAGCAATGATTTACTAGCCGGGGTGGCCACTCCCACGCTCCGCCCCGCGGACCTTggagccggggccgggccgggccgtgctgTGGCTCCTCTCCATCGAAAATGTTCTCCCTGGGGTCGTGGCTGCCGGCACTGCCCgggctgtcctggggctggGCGCTGCTGGATGCGCTCCTGCAAGGTGAGAGCCGGGGGGTGGCACAGCGACATCTCGGGGACAGCCCGGGGGACATCGGTGACCCACTGCTGCCTCTCCCCGCAGGGCTGGTGGGCGCCTGTGCCGTCTCCgtgctctgcagcctcctgaAGGTTTATCTCTACATCCAGTGCCTGAGGTAAGTGCCGGCCCTTCGTGTCACCCAGTGGGGAGGTTGGGTTTGAGGGTCTGATTTTGGGGTCTGCTGCTGGGGGGGTGGCTCTTGGCACAGGGGGGATGTGCCTGGGGCTATCACCCCGTCCTGGGTGGCATCCCCCGTTGCTGTGCCCGCAGCCCCGAGAGGCAGGCGGAGAAGGAGGCGCTGGGGGCGCAGCGGGCGCTGCTGGAGCCGCTGCACGTGCTGGTCCTGACGGGGATCCTGGCCCTGGTGGGCGCCCGCGTGGCCGCGCTGGTGGTGCTGGAGTTCTCCCTGCGCGCCGTGTCCTCCATCCTCTCCCTCGGCAAGGTGAGGAGggctggggaaactgaggcacaggggaTGGAAGGGcatggggtgtgtggggggcCTTATGTCACTTTGCACATGACTTTTTGGGGCAAGAGGCTGGTGGtcccagggtgggcacaggctcagggcagggcctgtccctgtgctgggcatggctgggcCCCTCAAAAAcagggacatggaggggctggaagtgcccagagaaggggctggagcagcaggaggggctgagggagctgggggactCAGCTGGacaaaaggaggctcagggggcaccctctggctctgcaatccctgccaggaggggcagccgggacagggggtcgggctgtgccccagggca from Pithys albifrons albifrons isolate INPA30051 chromosome 22, PitAlb_v1, whole genome shotgun sequence carries:
- the SLC25A34 gene encoding solute carrier family 25 member 34 — translated: MAAGSPAPGPAAPQDPPSAPGAGVPPATDLVLGATAGCLACFLTNPLEVVKTRLQLQGELQRPGTYARPYRGVLRAVGAVCRADGLAGLQKGLAAGLLYQALMNGFRFYCYSLAEDAGWTGYTGGTVAAGAVAGAVGAFVGSPAYLVKTHLQAQTVSAMAVGHQHNHENITGAFRSIYRQHGVAGLWRGVTGAIPRVTVGSAVQLATFASAKDWVCERQWFGKGSWAAVLAGGMVSSVAVAVAMTPFDVISTRLYNQPVDADGTGKLYRGFLDCILQISSKEGLLGLYKGIGAVYFRLGPHTVLSLFFWDKLRNMVQPPGP